In one Echinicola marina genomic region, the following are encoded:
- a CDS encoding DUF4270 family protein: MRLTTKKKKNNFLKVTTTSIRTWQAKLAAFLLVSTTINSSCTDPSDAGLILDPDINQIGVFYAEIPLSAYLVDVDSINTTNPLRLVAGGDNSEYFGRTESIGYSRMTFSAAATKPSEDAIFDSARFNLNITSLTAEDLDNLKSFSAHKLTEPILDTSYYNFNHLAYEESPFASGSFMLKENSDTLVAMNMDETFAMDLFTKLQNDDPIFNDIFSFRNYFPGFALKGNPDEETAINVSAGEATGIKIYYHEDEEDTVSTSYTIHTSASRHFNGILTDKTGTPTEALIEKNKAYDVGNLVGGKNLLGLMVKLDMEPLSNFLDTLENVTFNQALLELGPVENFPDGKLPPASFIPYFTDETNKILTREVDGMLLSIQSDGYNQTVTDEDGNVIPAFTPAGANPLLFNSEKFNYEISISSYVNSLFRTDLERTDILLYPRTPSTQSSPYYQPDEIRSLREYVLNQNSIKLKIFYTKMR, encoded by the coding sequence GTGAGATTAACAACGAAGAAGAAGAAGAACAACTTTTTGAAAGTTACTACAACATCTATACGGACTTGGCAGGCTAAGCTTGCTGCTTTCCTATTAGTTTCTACCACGATAAATAGTTCCTGTACCGATCCATCTGATGCTGGATTGATATTGGACCCAGATATAAATCAGATAGGGGTTTTCTACGCAGAAATACCCCTTTCTGCTTATTTGGTGGATGTGGATTCTATCAATACCACCAATCCACTTCGATTAGTAGCAGGGGGTGATAATAGTGAATATTTCGGTCGAACCGAATCCATTGGCTACAGTAGGATGACATTCAGCGCAGCAGCTACAAAGCCTAGTGAGGATGCCATTTTTGATTCTGCCAGATTCAATTTAAATATTACCTCTTTGACCGCAGAGGACCTGGACAACCTTAAAAGCTTTTCTGCCCATAAACTCACTGAGCCTATACTGGATACCTCCTATTATAATTTCAATCATTTAGCCTACGAGGAAAGTCCCTTTGCTTCTGGATCTTTTATGCTCAAGGAAAATTCCGACACATTGGTAGCCATGAATATGGATGAAACCTTTGCGATGGATCTTTTCACTAAGTTACAAAATGATGATCCTATCTTTAATGATATTTTTTCATTTAGAAATTACTTCCCAGGCTTTGCACTAAAGGGAAATCCTGATGAGGAAACTGCTATTAATGTATCCGCTGGAGAAGCTACTGGGATCAAAATCTATTACCATGAGGATGAAGAGGATACTGTTTCCACTTCATATACAATCCACACTTCTGCATCCAGGCATTTTAATGGCATCCTGACAGATAAAACAGGAACCCCTACAGAAGCCCTTATAGAAAAAAACAAGGCCTATGATGTAGGTAATCTAGTTGGTGGAAAAAACCTTCTCGGATTAATGGTGAAATTGGACATGGAACCGCTTTCAAATTTCCTTGATACCTTGGAAAATGTTACTTTTAATCAGGCACTTTTGGAATTAGGACCAGTTGAGAATTTCCCTGATGGCAAACTTCCTCCTGCAAGTTTCATCCCTTATTTCACGGATGAGACCAACAAAATCCTAACTAGGGAAGTAGATGGAATGCTTTTATCCATTCAATCAGATGGATACAATCAAACCGTCACTGATGAAGATGGAAATGTAATCCCTGCATTTACACCAGCAGGAGCCAATCCATTACTCTTCAATTCTGAAAAGTTCAATTACGAAATCAGCATTAGCTCATATGTAAATTCTCTTTTCAGAACTGACTTAGAAAGAACCGATATTTTATTATATCCAAGAACTCCCAGTACGCAAAGTTCTCCATACTATCAACCAGATGAAATCCGTTCTCTAAGAGAATATGTACTGAACCAAAACTCTATCAAACTTAAAATTTTCTATACCAAAATGAGATAG
- a CDS encoding T9SS type A sorting domain-containing protein: MRILSLNTYAQSAGDYRTISSGDFDNVLIWEVYDGSQWVSAITKPGINAAVYIEDGHEVVLTQNEEIRSLYLNAQTGTGKKLNLNDFELDLYGSLNAYSGLAPGSSGGAWNTIDWIGSSEDSKLVFKGDSRVIIPSGAWSAFTTRSRYTVVFNANPGEVLRVQESIKANRFVLKSGKVLQEGIPGLDCASFSFNNDPALIGPYGDLVIEDGASLESDCSEGILFRSASGLVPASLLDLEEGGNLIFNANDPEINAATVHFDGTVYYASNSGIQNFVSTSMVGAILPETYNHLVFQGNAQKNLPTILEVAGNVEKVDGGNIVDNNTDLLISGSADQAVTGFALSVSNLEVNKSAGMLLLDNDLEITNDFKMIQGAIDFDNHDLYINSSGLGSYQYSDGSWHNLIRLHYSQIPIILNSTNATFPFVDKYEGGIRKVQLEGVHTALNSVLSITYQQIPGVDHHANFLDNDGTNILYQLNSYFTLNTGSSDNVDLILRISADDLIVDNVNDIRVVGDHIAAEGDHLAAEDDAGEFFARREVSLSEMDGGKFTVGSYVSASILPLNWLSYYARKDGEDNLLIWTVDEGQDIDSYRIYRSIMDVDKFELIGKIALENSHGNFSAYTFRDRVSSVYPQVYYQIGAVDKYGEIKFSPVFGLIREREYIHQIKIFPNPYRYGTLHIGVPENFYSKRVRIQIKDIQGINVGSFEGEYGNIQLSLKRKLQQLFPGIYILSFFTKDEVYTSKWMKK, from the coding sequence ATGAGGATATTATCCCTAAATACCTATGCCCAGTCTGCAGGGGATTATAGAACGATTTCAAGTGGGGATTTTGATAATGTGTTGATATGGGAAGTTTATGATGGTAGTCAATGGGTATCAGCCATAACCAAGCCGGGTATAAATGCTGCTGTATATATCGAGGATGGTCATGAAGTTGTCTTGACACAAAATGAGGAAATCAGGTCTCTTTATCTTAATGCACAAACAGGAACAGGGAAAAAACTGAATCTTAATGATTTTGAATTAGATCTTTATGGAAGTTTAAATGCCTATTCAGGATTAGCCCCTGGAAGTTCCGGAGGGGCATGGAATACCATTGATTGGATTGGGAGTAGTGAGGATAGTAAATTGGTATTTAAGGGGGATTCAAGAGTAATCATTCCCAGTGGTGCTTGGAGTGCTTTTACGACCAGGAGTCGTTATACGGTTGTTTTTAATGCCAATCCTGGCGAAGTTCTGAGGGTGCAGGAATCAATAAAAGCGAATAGATTTGTGCTTAAATCCGGAAAGGTTCTTCAAGAGGGGATACCAGGCCTGGATTGTGCCAGTTTTTCTTTCAATAATGATCCAGCGCTGATAGGTCCTTATGGTGATTTGGTTATTGAAGATGGTGCAAGTTTGGAGTCTGACTGTTCTGAAGGCATTCTTTTCCGATCAGCAAGCGGATTGGTACCCGCATCATTATTGGACCTTGAAGAGGGTGGAAACTTGATTTTTAATGCAAATGATCCGGAGATAAATGCTGCTACTGTACATTTTGATGGAACCGTTTATTATGCCTCCAATTCGGGGATCCAGAATTTTGTCAGTACGAGTATGGTTGGAGCTATTTTACCTGAAACATATAATCATCTTGTTTTTCAAGGTAATGCCCAAAAAAACTTACCTACTATATTAGAAGTCGCCGGAAATGTGGAAAAAGTAGATGGCGGTAATATTGTGGATAACAATACGGATCTATTGATTAGCGGATCCGCTGATCAGGCAGTTACTGGTTTTGCACTTTCTGTATCAAATTTGGAAGTGAACAAATCTGCAGGAATGCTCTTATTGGATAATGACCTTGAAATCACTAACGATTTCAAAATGATTCAAGGAGCGATTGATTTTGATAATCATGATTTATATATCAATAGTAGTGGCTTAGGTTCCTACCAGTATTCTGATGGGAGTTGGCATAATCTTATTCGGCTCCACTATAGTCAAATTCCAATTATCTTAAATAGCACAAATGCTACTTTCCCTTTTGTGGATAAGTATGAGGGTGGCATAAGAAAAGTCCAATTGGAGGGTGTTCATACTGCTTTAAATTCAGTGCTTTCCATTACTTATCAACAGATTCCAGGAGTGGACCATCATGCAAACTTCTTGGATAATGATGGAACGAATATCCTTTATCAGCTGAATAGCTATTTTACTTTGAACACTGGGTCTAGCGATAATGTCGATTTGATTCTTAGGATTTCTGCTGACGACCTTATTGTGGATAATGTCAATGACATTCGGGTAGTCGGGGACCATATTGCTGCTGAAGGGGATCACTTGGCAGCAGAAGATGATGCGGGAGAATTCTTTGCCAGGCGGGAGGTGTCACTGAGCGAAATGGACGGGGGAAAATTCACTGTTGGAAGTTATGTCTCCGCCTCCATTCTTCCTTTAAATTGGCTGTCTTATTATGCCAGGAAAGATGGTGAAGATAATCTGCTTATTTGGACCGTAGATGAAGGGCAAGATATTGATAGCTATCGGATTTATCGTTCTATAATGGATGTGGATAAGTTTGAATTGATTGGAAAAATAGCCTTAGAAAACAGCCATGGGAATTTCAGTGCTTATACTTTTAGAGATCGTGTTTCGTCAGTTTATCCACAAGTGTACTATCAAATTGGTGCTGTGGATAAGTATGGTGAAATAAAGTTTTCTCCCGTATTTGGCCTTATTCGAGAAAGGGAATATATTCATCAGATCAAGATTTTTCCAAATCCCTATCGGTATGGAACTTTGCATATTGGAGTACCGGAAAATTTCTATTCAAAAAGGGTAAGAATACAAATTAAGGATATTCAAGGAATAAATGTTGGATCCTTTGAAGGTGAATATGGTAATATTCAATTATCTCTTAAGAGGAAATTACAGCAGCTTTTTCCTGGGATTTATATTTTATCCTTTTTTACAAAGGACGAAGTTTATACCAGCAAATGGATGAAAAAATAA
- a CDS encoding Lnb N-terminal periplasmic domain-containing protein, producing the protein MKKIGLLFSIILLTTNILKAQKYQVSLLTCDPGTELYSIFGHSAVRVVDQKNGRDLVFNYGTFDFDTPNFYLKFAQGKLDYKLSISTYQSFIEHYTYSGRAVREQVLDLNPQQAAKAVEFLQINYQPDNRYYRYDFFYDNCATRIRDMLEVVLGDQLEWKDPIDADEKTFRNLIDEYVLPLPWGDLGIDLALGSVIDVSTSEREKQFLPDYMEAAFGRAEIVGDGPTRPLVKSQSTVLDLPPVNMEASIFNPYFLFWLIAIVFIVFTYIGFKKKRLFIGLDQGLFLVLSFLGLVVISLWFFTEHTATKYNWNLLWAFPLHGILVYGLSQKHPAEWVKKYLLFALIMADAAIVFWILGWQSFHPSVLPFILVIILRTNYLYYNLDRLKAYKRNMKVQ; encoded by the coding sequence ATGAAAAAAATAGGACTACTTTTTTCTATTATTCTACTGACTACCAACATTTTAAAAGCTCAGAAATACCAAGTCAGCCTTTTAACCTGTGATCCGGGAACTGAACTTTACAGCATTTTTGGACACAGTGCAGTGAGGGTTGTGGATCAAAAAAACGGCAGAGATCTGGTTTTTAACTATGGAACCTTTGACTTTGACACCCCGAATTTCTATTTGAAGTTTGCTCAAGGAAAATTGGACTATAAACTTAGTATAAGCACTTACCAGTCATTTATTGAACATTACACCTATTCAGGAAGAGCAGTAAGAGAACAAGTTTTGGATCTCAATCCACAGCAGGCTGCCAAAGCAGTAGAATTCCTGCAAATCAACTACCAGCCTGACAACCGCTACTACCGCTATGATTTCTTCTATGACAATTGTGCTACTAGGATCAGAGATATGCTGGAAGTAGTTCTGGGCGATCAACTGGAATGGAAAGATCCTATTGATGCTGATGAAAAAACTTTTAGGAACCTGATAGATGAATATGTCCTACCATTACCTTGGGGAGATTTGGGCATTGACCTTGCCCTAGGGAGTGTAATAGATGTTTCGACCAGTGAAAGGGAAAAGCAATTTTTGCCGGATTATATGGAAGCAGCATTTGGCCGGGCAGAAATTGTAGGTGATGGACCTACCAGACCATTAGTAAAAAGCCAATCAACCGTTTTGGACCTGCCACCAGTAAATATGGAGGCCAGTATCTTCAATCCCTACTTTCTCTTTTGGCTGATAGCCATCGTATTTATAGTATTCACCTATATTGGTTTCAAAAAGAAAAGACTCTTTATCGGTCTGGACCAGGGACTGTTTCTTGTACTCAGCTTTTTAGGATTAGTAGTAATATCCCTTTGGTTCTTTACGGAACACACTGCTACCAAGTATAATTGGAACCTTTTATGGGCATTTCCATTACATGGGATTTTAGTATATGGACTTAGCCAAAAACATCCAGCAGAATGGGTAAAGAAATATTTGCTATTCGCCTTAATAATGGCAGATGCGGCCATCGTCTTTTGGATATTAGGCTGGCAATCTTTCCACCCAAGCGTATTGCCATTCATTTTGGTAATCATTTTGAGGACAAATTACCTTTACTATAACCTAGATAGGTTGAAAGCATATAAAAGGAATATGAAAGTTCAATAA
- the glmS gene encoding glutamine--fructose-6-phosphate transaminase (isomerizing) — MCGIVAYVGKQEALPVIIKGLKRLEYRGYDSAGVALLNEAGLNVYKKKGKVSELENSLLDNTNLHSHIGIGHTRWATHGEPNDANAHPHYSSSENFAMIHNGIIENYDVLKTDLINKGYTFHSETDSEVFINFIEDIYQNNNCSIEEAVRLALHKIVGAYAIVLIHKDEPDTLIAARKGSPLVIGVGEDEFFLASDATPIVEYTNQVVYLDDYEIAVIRDAKLQIKTIENVETHPYINQLEMELESIEKGGFDHFMLKEISEQPRSIADCMRGRLDAKGGRLVLGGLRDYMNKFQNADRIIITACGTSWHAGLVAEYLFEEFARVPVEVEYASEFRYRNPVINSKDFVIAISQSGETADTLAAIELAKSKGATIFGVCNVVGSSIARATHAGSYTHAGPEIGVASTKAFTAQISVLSMMALMLGYQRGTLPESKYMQLLSELEAIPAKVEKALKLNEQIEKISAQYKDASNFLYLGRGYNFPVALEGALKLKEISYIHAEGYPAAEMKHGPIALIDEEMPVVFIATQDSSYEKVVSNIQEVKARKGKIIAVVTEGDETVRKMADHVIEIPRAHEAFVPLISVIPLQQLSYHIAVMRGCNVDQPRNLAKSVTVE, encoded by the coding sequence ATGTGTGGAATTGTAGCCTATGTTGGCAAGCAGGAAGCCCTGCCTGTCATCATAAAAGGCCTAAAAAGACTCGAATATCGAGGCTATGACAGTGCCGGTGTGGCCTTACTAAACGAAGCCGGCCTGAATGTCTACAAAAAAAAGGGAAAAGTTTCCGAACTGGAAAACTCCCTTTTGGACAATACCAACCTCCATTCCCATATTGGGATAGGTCACACGAGATGGGCAACGCATGGTGAACCCAACGATGCCAATGCTCACCCTCACTATTCCTCATCAGAAAATTTCGCCATGATCCATAACGGAATCATCGAAAACTATGATGTGCTGAAAACTGACCTGATCAATAAGGGGTACACCTTTCATAGTGAAACGGATTCAGAAGTCTTCATCAACTTTATTGAAGACATTTATCAAAACAACAACTGCAGCATTGAAGAGGCTGTACGCTTGGCCCTGCATAAAATCGTAGGGGCCTATGCCATTGTTTTGATTCACAAGGATGAACCTGATACGCTCATAGCTGCCAGAAAGGGGTCTCCATTGGTCATTGGAGTAGGAGAGGATGAATTCTTCTTAGCTTCTGATGCTACCCCGATAGTGGAATACACCAACCAAGTGGTCTACTTGGACGACTATGAAATCGCTGTGATCCGGGATGCCAAACTACAGATCAAGACCATTGAGAATGTAGAGACCCACCCTTATATCAACCAATTGGAGATGGAATTGGAGTCTATCGAAAAAGGTGGATTTGATCACTTTATGCTTAAAGAGATCAGCGAACAACCCAGGTCCATTGCGGATTGTATGCGCGGAAGGTTAGATGCCAAAGGTGGCCGATTGGTCTTAGGCGGATTAAGGGACTATATGAACAAGTTCCAAAATGCCGACCGGATCATCATCACTGCTTGCGGGACCAGCTGGCATGCAGGCTTGGTGGCAGAATACCTCTTTGAGGAATTCGCCAGGGTACCTGTTGAGGTAGAATATGCCTCGGAATTCAGGTACAGAAACCCGGTTATCAACAGCAAGGATTTTGTCATTGCCATTTCCCAGTCTGGTGAAACAGCGGATACCTTGGCGGCCATTGAGCTAGCCAAATCTAAGGGAGCAACCATCTTTGGCGTATGCAATGTGGTGGGATCTTCCATCGCACGAGCAACACACGCTGGGTCTTATACCCATGCGGGACCAGAAATCGGTGTTGCCTCCACAAAAGCTTTTACGGCCCAGATCTCTGTGCTTTCCATGATGGCCCTAATGCTCGGCTACCAAAGGGGTACATTACCCGAGAGCAAATACATGCAGCTTTTAAGTGAGTTGGAAGCCATTCCAGCAAAAGTAGAAAAGGCCTTGAAACTTAATGAGCAAATTGAAAAAATATCTGCTCAGTATAAGGACGCCAGTAACTTCCTCTATTTAGGCAGGGGATATAATTTCCCTGTTGCTTTAGAAGGTGCATTGAAGCTTAAGGAGATCTCTTATATACACGCTGAAGGCTATCCTGCCGCTGAAATGAAGCATGGCCCCATTGCACTGATCGATGAGGAAATGCCGGTTGTTTTCATTGCTACACAGGATAGCTCATATGAGAAAGTGGTCAGCAATATCCAAGAGGTTAAAGCGAGGAAAGGGAAGATCATTGCCGTAGTGACAGAAGGCGATGAAACTGTGAGAAAAATGGCCGATCATGTCATTGAAATCCCTAGAGCTCACGAAGCCTTTGTCCCCTTGATTTCTGTGATTCCTTTGCAGCAGCTTTCTTACCATATTGCAGTGATGCGGGGCTGTAATGTAGACCAACCTAGAAACCTGGCTAAGTCAGTTACTGTAGAGTAA
- the panD gene encoding aspartate 1-decarboxylase: MQIQLLKSKIHRVKITQAELHYVGSITIDEDLMDAANMIENEKVQIVNINNGERLETYVIKGERGSGMVCLNGPAARKAQVGDVVIIISYASMDFEEAKKYKPIVIFPDDANKLI; encoded by the coding sequence ATGCAAATTCAGTTATTGAAATCTAAGATTCACAGGGTTAAGATTACACAGGCAGAGCTCCATTATGTAGGGAGTATTACGATTGATGAGGATTTGATGGATGCGGCCAATATGATTGAGAATGAGAAGGTGCAGATCGTCAATATCAATAATGGTGAGCGCTTAGAAACTTATGTGATCAAAGGAGAAAGAGGCAGTGGCATGGTTTGTCTGAATGGACCAGCTGCCAGAAAAGCGCAGGTGGGAGATGTGGTGATTATTATTTCTTATGCGAGTATGGATTTTGAAGAAGCCAAAAAGTATAAGCCAATAGTGATATTTCCGGATGATGCTAACAAATTGATATAA
- a CDS encoding glycogen/starch synthase, whose translation MSKLRILYVASEINPFLQTSEVANFVRALPQAMQEKGMEIRILVPRFGLINERKNRLHEVVRLSGINISVGEEEKPLIIKVASIPNAKLQVYFIDNEDYFQRKSVFFDKQEKFYEDNDERAIFFCKGVIETVKKLGWAPDVVHCNDWMTSLIPLYLKTTYKNEPLFKDTKSVFTIYNNGFNHKFGDDLLEKVKMVDIDDSILAPLKSKDYEGFLKIGMEYADVVIKGDEISDNLNQIIEECSKDKKCEINNEEEEEQLFESYYNIYTDLAG comes from the coding sequence ATGTCTAAACTTCGTATTCTCTACGTAGCAAGTGAAATCAATCCATTTCTTCAAACCTCTGAGGTTGCCAACTTTGTCAGGGCTTTACCACAGGCCATGCAAGAGAAAGGAATGGAAATCCGTATTCTTGTTCCTAGATTTGGTTTGATCAATGAAAGAAAGAACAGGTTGCATGAAGTGGTAAGGCTTTCAGGAATCAACATTTCTGTCGGTGAGGAGGAAAAACCCTTGATTATCAAGGTGGCTTCCATTCCAAACGCAAAGCTTCAAGTTTATTTTATTGACAATGAAGACTATTTCCAGAGGAAAAGCGTTTTCTTTGACAAACAAGAAAAATTCTATGAAGACAATGACGAACGAGCCATTTTCTTCTGTAAAGGAGTAATTGAAACCGTTAAAAAATTAGGTTGGGCGCCGGACGTCGTTCACTGTAATGACTGGATGACCAGTTTGATTCCCCTTTACCTAAAAACAACGTATAAAAACGAACCGTTATTCAAAGACACAAAATCAGTCTTTACTATTTATAATAACGGATTTAATCATAAATTTGGCGATGATTTGTTGGAGAAAGTAAAAATGGTTGACATTGACGACAGCATCTTGGCACCTTTGAAGTCTAAAGACTACGAAGGATTCCTTAAAATAGGTATGGAATATGCTGATGTTGTGATCAAAGGCGATGAAATCTCTGACAATCTGAATCAAATCATTGAAGAGTGCTCTAAAGATAAAAAGTGTGAGATTAACAACGAAGAAGAAGAAGAACAACTTTTTGAAAGTTACTACAACATCTATACGGACTTGGCAGGCTAA
- a CDS encoding lysylphosphatidylglycerol synthase transmembrane domain-containing protein, translated as MKLSLKQWIQVLVSLSVAVWIFWFLYKDIKMESLLDALQQASLFWIGLSILVSTLGFWIRAWRWKLLINADLDEKIPTSRSFWALMVGYLVNMLIPRAGEVARCGVLKNTNGLQVSKLLGTVILERSVDLLFMILVIVLAFSLERDVFLDLTADLISVDNLKGILLDYLPLLIGGILLLLIIIYWVKRRYRDHGLVQKFQHFMREFISGLKSVSRMEHRMGFWLSSVIIWVIYFLMMYFISLGIPSTANLSPSSVLVVMVMGSIGMIAPVQGGIGTFHALVAFILMTYGLSEEEGKIFAVIVHSSQVLIVVVVGVISLLAVAKISLISKPATDELRIK; from the coding sequence TTGAAACTATCTCTAAAGCAGTGGATCCAAGTATTGGTCTCACTTTCAGTGGCGGTTTGGATCTTTTGGTTCTTGTATAAGGATATTAAAATGGAAAGCCTGTTGGATGCACTTCAGCAGGCTTCACTTTTTTGGATAGGGCTGTCTATCCTTGTGTCCACACTCGGTTTTTGGATCAGGGCTTGGCGTTGGAAGCTGTTGATCAATGCCGATTTGGATGAGAAAATACCTACATCGAGGAGCTTTTGGGCTTTGATGGTAGGGTATTTGGTCAATATGCTGATACCAAGGGCTGGAGAAGTGGCCAGGTGTGGGGTGCTGAAGAATACCAATGGCCTTCAAGTGAGCAAATTGCTGGGCACCGTGATATTGGAACGCTCAGTGGATTTGTTATTTATGATTTTGGTGATTGTCCTTGCTTTCAGTTTGGAGCGAGATGTATTTTTGGATTTAACAGCTGATTTGATTTCAGTTGATAACCTGAAAGGGATTTTATTGGATTACCTGCCATTACTGATTGGAGGAATTTTATTGCTGCTTATCATAATCTACTGGGTAAAGAGAAGGTACCGTGACCATGGCTTGGTGCAGAAGTTCCAGCATTTTATGCGGGAGTTTATTTCCGGCCTCAAAAGCGTTTCCAGAATGGAGCATAGAATGGGATTTTGGCTATCTTCAGTTATTATTTGGGTAATATACTTTCTGATGATGTATTTTATATCCTTGGGAATACCTTCAACTGCCAATTTGTCCCCCTCATCTGTTTTAGTGGTGATGGTGATGGGCAGTATTGGCATGATTGCTCCTGTTCAAGGTGGGATAGGTACTTTTCATGCACTTGTCGCCTTTATTTTGATGACATATGGTCTTAGTGAAGAAGAGGGCAAAATTTTTGCAGTTATTGTTCATAGTTCTCAGGTTTTGATAGTGGTAGTGGTAGGTGTCATCAGTTTATTGGCAGTGGCAAAAATTTCTTTGATATCAAAACCAGCAACAGATGAGTTGCGTATTAAATAG
- the panC gene encoding pantoate--beta-alanine ligase — MKIINTKYQALDQLFKSRIEGKTIGLIPTMGALHEGHLNLVEKSKYHSDVTVVSIFVNPTQFNNPEDLEKYPRTVEEDLKLLEGKGVDYVFLPEVNEMYPQPAKLKMDFGALETILEGASRPGHFNGVGIVVSKLFHIINPDYAYFGQKDLQQVAIIRQMVNDLSFSVNLVVVPTVREEDGLAMSSRNRRLNITERKKALVLYESMVLAKNELLAGRSWFELKDKIQHKFNQVDGVKLEYFELVETETLNMVANQGIKDFGQEQKYSLCTAAFVGDVRLIDNLPI; from the coding sequence GTGAAAATCATTAATACAAAATATCAGGCTCTAGATCAGCTGTTTAAGAGCAGGATTGAAGGAAAGACCATAGGCTTGATACCTACTATGGGGGCCTTGCATGAGGGACATCTGAATTTAGTGGAAAAGTCCAAATATCATTCGGATGTGACGGTGGTTTCGATTTTTGTCAACCCTACACAATTCAATAATCCGGAGGACCTTGAGAAATATCCAAGGACAGTGGAAGAGGATCTTAAGCTGCTGGAAGGCAAAGGGGTGGACTATGTGTTCCTTCCTGAAGTAAATGAAATGTATCCTCAGCCAGCCAAATTGAAAATGGACTTTGGTGCTTTGGAGACTATCCTAGAGGGGGCCTCAAGGCCAGGGCATTTCAATGGCGTAGGGATAGTCGTTTCGAAACTGTTCCACATCATCAATCCAGATTATGCCTATTTTGGACAAAAGGACTTGCAGCAGGTGGCCATAATCCGTCAAATGGTCAATGATCTGTCTTTTTCGGTGAATTTGGTGGTGGTGCCCACAGTAAGAGAAGAGGATGGTCTGGCCATGTCTTCCAGAAATAGAAGGTTGAATATAACGGAAAGAAAGAAGGCTTTAGTGCTCTATGAATCAATGGTTTTGGCTAAAAATGAACTTTTAGCAGGCAGGTCTTGGTTTGAGCTTAAAGACAAAATACAACATAAATTTAATCAGGTAGATGGGGTGAAGCTGGAATATTTTGAGCTAGTTGAGACGGAAACGCTCAATATGGTGGCTAATCAAGGTATTAAAGACTTTGGCCAGGAACAGAAATATTCGCTTTGCACCGCGGCTTTTGTTGGAGATGTAAGGTTAATCGACAACTTACCGATTTAA